In a genomic window of Curtobacterium flaccumfaciens pv. betae:
- a CDS encoding SRPBCC family protein, which translates to MTVSFRVVTDLPVPPERAFALSLDIGAHERSMAATDERAVAGTTAGTIGLGETVTWRARHFGIVWRMTSGITDLEAPHRFVDEQVRGPFARFHHEHRFEPSAGGTRMVDTITFRAPLGPLGRLAEVLALARYMPRLIADRNASLAAELRAELRAGSDGDQGAASSPSVS; encoded by the coding sequence GTGACCGTCTCGTTCCGGGTCGTGACCGACCTGCCGGTTCCGCCGGAGCGCGCCTTCGCGCTGTCGCTCGACATCGGCGCGCACGAGCGGTCGATGGCCGCGACCGACGAACGCGCCGTCGCCGGCACGACGGCCGGCACGATCGGCCTGGGCGAGACCGTCACCTGGCGTGCGCGGCACTTCGGGATCGTCTGGCGGATGACGAGCGGGATCACCGACCTGGAGGCACCGCACCGGTTCGTCGACGAACAGGTGCGTGGGCCGTTCGCCCGGTTCCACCACGAACACCGCTTCGAGCCGTCGGCCGGCGGCACACGCATGGTCGACACCATCACGTTCCGCGCGCCGCTCGGCCCGCTGGGCCGCCTGGCCGAGGTGCTCGCGCTGGCCCGGTACATGCCGCGGCTCATCGCCGACCGCAACGCCTCGCTCGCCGCCGAACTGCGTGCCGAGCTGCGCGCCGGATCCGACGGCGATCAGGGCGCAGCGAGCTCCCCCAGCGTGTCGTAG
- a CDS encoding MurR/RpiR family transcriptional regulator — translation MSTAGPDVRARIDSVWEQLSPAERRVAAMVRHDPELLLVGTSAELAAESGTSKATVSRLVRSLGFQDAAEVRQNLMSARGSGLPWVAEDAAHVDQRAVEARNLDAAFASLGRADRPRLARRIVRARRVLVLGERGAYPIALQLRSQLAQVRSDVRVGPSPGQRLGEEVADLDRHDLVVLVTVRRHTAGVERIVRHCVDSGADVIVLGDPTAAVIAAPAATAILCPVDSPSAFDSMAALFAVVAAITNDVYDASGPGGRVRVDAVAAAYDTLGELAAP, via the coding sequence ATGAGCACCGCCGGCCCCGACGTCCGCGCCCGGATCGACTCCGTCTGGGAACAGCTCTCGCCCGCCGAACGACGCGTCGCCGCCATGGTCCGCCACGACCCCGAACTCCTGCTCGTCGGCACCTCCGCCGAACTCGCGGCCGAGTCGGGCACCTCGAAGGCCACCGTCTCGCGACTCGTCCGGTCGCTGGGGTTCCAGGACGCCGCCGAGGTCCGGCAGAACCTGATGTCCGCACGGGGCTCGGGCCTGCCGTGGGTCGCCGAGGACGCCGCCCACGTCGACCAGCGCGCGGTCGAGGCGCGCAACCTCGACGCGGCCTTCGCGTCGCTTGGCCGAGCGGACCGCCCGCGGCTGGCCCGTCGGATCGTCCGTGCCCGCCGCGTGCTCGTCCTCGGTGAGCGCGGCGCCTATCCGATCGCGCTGCAACTGCGGTCCCAGCTGGCGCAGGTGCGGTCCGACGTCCGGGTCGGTCCGTCACCCGGTCAGCGGCTCGGGGAAGAGGTCGCCGACCTCGACCGGCACGACCTCGTGGTCCTGGTGACCGTGCGTCGGCACACCGCAGGGGTCGAGCGGATCGTCCGGCACTGCGTCGACTCCGGGGCCGACGTCATCGTCCTCGGCGACCCGACGGCCGCGGTCATCGCCGCCCCCGCGGCCACCGCGATCCTCTGCCCGGTCGACTCGCCGTCGGCGTTCGACTCGATGGCCGCGCTGTTCGCCGTCGTCGCCGCGATCACGAACGACGTCTACGACGCCTCAGGCCCCGGTGGCCGGGTGCGGGTCGACGCCGTCGCCGCCGCCTACGACACGCTGGGGGAGCTCGCTGCGCCCTGA
- a CDS encoding allantoate amidohydrolase, with amino-acid sequence MSAVPVLNATAVGAADAELVARWCDELASLSAEPGRITRVYLSPEHARANALVAGWMQDAGLSTWQDAAGNLHGRAAGATPDAPVLLLGSHLDTVVDAGRYDGVVGVLMAIRTAARLTADGPLPVALEVIAFSDEEGTRFGKALLGSSAVAGVWDDAWWELADGDGVTLRRAFTDFGLDPERVGDAAVDPASVVGYLEAHIEQGPHLEQAGQALGVVTSIASARRFSVEAVGEARHAGGTPYERRHDALLAAAEAALAVERICRASHQVGTVGTMTVEPGAVNVVPGLARFSVDLRGEFDDERDEVWDELTKAFTLIGERRGVSVTPTEVHRAPAVFCSPRLMDAVRAGIASTGETAPMELFSRAGHDAMSLGLVTDVAMLFLRNPDGISHHPDEFVSTPDIALGLDALAVAVDRVARA; translated from the coding sequence GTGAGCGCCGTGCCCGTCCTGAACGCCACCGCCGTGGGCGCCGCCGACGCCGAACTCGTCGCCCGCTGGTGCGACGAGCTCGCCTCCCTCAGCGCCGAACCGGGCCGCATCACCCGCGTCTACCTGTCACCAGAGCACGCCCGGGCGAACGCCCTCGTTGCGGGCTGGATGCAGGACGCCGGACTGTCCACCTGGCAGGATGCCGCCGGCAACCTGCACGGCCGGGCCGCGGGCGCGACGCCCGACGCGCCCGTGCTGCTGCTCGGCTCGCACCTGGACACCGTGGTGGACGCCGGCCGGTACGACGGCGTCGTCGGGGTGCTCATGGCCATCCGCACCGCCGCCCGGCTCACCGCCGACGGTCCGCTGCCCGTCGCGCTCGAGGTCATCGCGTTCTCCGACGAAGAGGGCACGCGCTTCGGCAAGGCCCTGCTCGGTTCGTCCGCGGTGGCCGGCGTCTGGGACGACGCCTGGTGGGAGCTGGCCGACGGTGACGGCGTCACGCTCCGGCGGGCCTTCACCGACTTCGGCCTCGACCCGGAGCGCGTCGGCGACGCCGCGGTCGACCCGGCGTCGGTGGTCGGCTACCTCGAAGCGCACATCGAGCAGGGGCCGCACCTCGAACAGGCCGGGCAGGCCCTCGGGGTCGTCACGAGCATCGCGAGTGCCCGCCGGTTCTCGGTCGAGGCCGTTGGAGAGGCCCGGCACGCCGGTGGCACCCCCTACGAGCGCCGGCACGACGCCCTGCTGGCCGCCGCCGAGGCCGCGCTCGCGGTGGAACGCATCTGCCGGGCCTCGCACCAGGTCGGCACCGTCGGCACGATGACCGTCGAACCCGGAGCCGTCAACGTCGTCCCCGGGCTCGCACGGTTCTCGGTCGACCTGCGCGGCGAGTTCGACGACGAGCGCGACGAGGTCTGGGACGAACTCACCAAGGCCTTCACGCTCATCGGTGAACGGCGCGGGGTGAGCGTCACCCCGACCGAGGTGCACCGTGCGCCCGCGGTGTTCTGCTCGCCCCGGCTGATGGACGCCGTCCGCGCCGGGATCGCGTCGACGGGCGAGACCGCGCCCATGGAGCTGTTCTCACGAGCCGGCCACGACGCGATGTCGCTCGGGCTCGTGACCGACGTGGCGATGCTGTTCCTCCGGAACCCCGACGGCATCAGCCACCATCCGGACGAGTTCGTGTCGACGCCGGACATCGCCCTCGGCCTCGACGCCCTGGCCGTCGCCGTCGACCGGGTGGCCCGCGCATGA
- a CDS encoding pyridoxal-phosphate-dependent aminotransferase family protein → MLPVNPPARILMGPGPIDADPRVLRALSTPLVGQYDPWMTSTMNETQALYRRVFGTRNDATLLVDGTSRAGIEAVLVSLLAPGDRVLVPVFGRFGHLLAEIAGRAGAEVHTIETDWGQVFTPSAIESAIARVRPKVLAVVQGDTSTTMNQPLDELGAICERYGVLLYTDATATVGGNPLEVDAWGIDAVSAGLQKCLGGPSGSAPVTLSPGAVAVLDERRSVEAGIREPGDDVADEPIRSNYLDLAMILDYWGPRRLNHHTEAASMLYAAHECARILLEEGRDAVVARHETAGRAMLAGVQALGLRVFGDVAHKMHNVVAVEIPSDVVGDQVRGAMLDDHGIEIGTSFGPLHGRVWRIGTMGYNARKDTVVTTLAALEHTLRRAGRAVPHGGGVDAALDVFRDDTAAVAPAGAEVLA, encoded by the coding sequence ATGCTCCCAGTGAACCCACCCGCCCGTATCCTCATGGGGCCCGGTCCGATCGACGCCGACCCGCGCGTGCTCCGTGCGCTGTCGACGCCGCTCGTCGGCCAGTACGACCCGTGGATGACCTCGACGATGAACGAGACGCAGGCGCTCTACCGCCGCGTGTTCGGCACCCGCAACGACGCGACGCTGCTCGTGGACGGCACCTCGCGTGCGGGGATCGAAGCGGTGCTCGTCTCGCTGCTCGCCCCGGGTGACCGCGTGCTCGTGCCGGTGTTCGGCCGGTTCGGGCACCTGCTCGCCGAGATCGCCGGCCGTGCGGGTGCCGAGGTCCACACCATCGAGACCGACTGGGGCCAGGTCTTCACGCCGTCCGCCATCGAGTCGGCGATCGCCCGCGTCCGTCCGAAGGTGCTGGCGGTCGTGCAGGGCGACACCTCGACCACGATGAACCAGCCGCTCGACGAACTCGGTGCGATCTGCGAGCGGTACGGCGTCCTGCTCTACACCGACGCCACCGCGACGGTCGGCGGCAACCCGCTCGAGGTCGACGCCTGGGGGATCGACGCCGTGAGTGCCGGGCTGCAGAAGTGCCTCGGCGGCCCGTCCGGCAGCGCACCCGTCACGCTGTCGCCGGGGGCCGTGGCCGTGCTCGACGAGCGGCGGAGCGTAGAGGCCGGCATCCGCGAGCCCGGTGACGACGTCGCCGACGAACCGATCCGCTCGAACTACCTCGACCTCGCGATGATCCTCGACTACTGGGGCCCCCGCCGCCTGAACCACCACACCGAGGCCGCTTCGATGCTCTATGCGGCCCACGAGTGCGCCCGCATCCTGCTCGAGGAAGGCCGCGACGCCGTCGTCGCCCGCCACGAGACCGCCGGGCGCGCGATGCTCGCCGGGGTGCAGGCCCTCGGACTCCGGGTCTTCGGTGACGTCGCCCACAAGATGCACAACGTCGTCGCCGTCGAGATCCCCTCCGACGTCGTCGGCGACCAGGTGCGCGGCGCGATGCTCGACGACCACGGGATCGAGATCGGCACCTCGTTCGGGCCGCTGCACGGACGGGTCTGGCGCATCGGCACGATGGGCTACAACGCCCGGAAGGACACCGTGGTCACGACCCTGGCCGCGCTCGAGCACACCCTGCGCCGGGCCGGGCGCGCGGTCCCGCACGGCGGCGGTGTCGATGCCGCACTCGACGTCTTCCGCGACGACACCGCCGCGGTCGCTCCCGCCGGGGCCGAGGTGCTCGCGTGA
- a CDS encoding aspartate/glutamate racemase family protein — translation MRIRVVNPNTTASMTRAIGVAAQAVAAPGTLVEAVEPSMGPASIESHYEEALAVPGLLEQIGRGEQDGVDAFVVACFGDPGLDAARELATVPVIGIAEAGFHAAAMLGRRFGVVTTLTRTTGRAHELAQRYGFAPLVTEIRACEVPVLELDDPESGARALVIEECRAVIDGGADAVVLGCAGMADFCAEVSLAIGAPVVDGVAAATVLAESLVRLGLSTGKRGEYALPPVKAMSGLLAGFERHPAAIATAGAGA, via the coding sequence ATGCGCATCCGCGTCGTCAACCCCAACACCACCGCGTCGATGACGCGGGCGATTGGCGTCGCGGCCCAGGCCGTCGCCGCTCCCGGCACGCTGGTCGAAGCGGTCGAACCCTCGATGGGGCCGGCCTCGATCGAGAGCCACTACGAAGAAGCCCTGGCCGTGCCCGGGCTGCTCGAGCAGATCGGCCGCGGCGAGCAGGACGGGGTGGACGCGTTCGTCGTCGCCTGCTTCGGCGACCCGGGGCTCGACGCCGCGCGGGAGCTCGCGACGGTGCCGGTGATCGGGATCGCCGAGGCCGGGTTCCACGCCGCCGCGATGCTCGGCCGTCGGTTCGGCGTCGTCACCACCCTGACGAGGACGACCGGCCGCGCCCACGAGCTCGCCCAGCGCTACGGCTTCGCCCCGCTCGTCACGGAGATCCGGGCGTGCGAGGTCCCGGTGCTCGAGCTCGACGACCCCGAGTCCGGTGCCCGTGCGCTCGTGATCGAGGAGTGCCGAGCGGTCATCGACGGGGGAGCCGACGCCGTCGTGCTCGGGTGCGCGGGCATGGCCGACTTCTGCGCCGAGGTCTCGCTGGCCATCGGGGCACCGGTCGTCGACGGCGTCGCGGCGGCCACGGTCCTGGCGGAGTCGCTCGTCCGGCTCGGGTTGTCCACGGGCAAGCGCGGCGAGTACGCCCTGCCGCCGGTGAAGGCGATGTCGGGGCTGCTCGCGGGCTTCGAACGCCACCCGGCTGCGATCGCGACGGCCGGGGCGGGCGCATGA
- a CDS encoding NCS1 family nucleobase:cation symporter-1: MATDIATPVAAPHAPTTTAAPAPAGAGVVKPGYDPALTNEDLAPLREQRWTSYNFFAFWMSDVHSVGGYVTAGSLFALGIASWQVLIALVVGILIVQVFANLVAKPSQRTGVPYPVINRAVFGVLGANVPAIIRGLIAMAWYGVQTFLAAQSLNIIFLKFIPASAGLLDHSFLGLSALGWISYAILWVAQGALFWMGMEAIKRFIDWAGPAVYVVMIALAVYLVSQAGIGNISFTLSVGEPLSFGASIPVMLSAVALVVSYFSGPMLNFGDFSRYGRSFRAVKRGNFWGLPINFLFFSVLTVLCASATVPVFGKLITDPIETVQAIGAPFAILLGGLTFVTATVGINIVANFISPAFDFSNVAPRKISWRAGGMIAAVGSVLLTPWNWYGNDQAILYTLGVLGALIGPLFGILIAGYYIVGKQRIAIDDMYSTSRTARYWYRGGFNPNAIWTLVVTGAVSVASAVLPPALGVLPWLASYSWFIGCGLGLVVFWALERARPSMPVLDADDPTVDDGAAVGRV; the protein is encoded by the coding sequence ATGGCTACCGACATCGCGACACCAGTCGCCGCGCCCCACGCCCCCACCACGACCGCCGCTCCCGCCCCAGCGGGTGCCGGTGTCGTCAAGCCCGGGTACGACCCGGCGCTCACGAACGAGGACCTCGCCCCGCTGCGCGAGCAGCGCTGGACGAGCTACAACTTCTTCGCGTTCTGGATGTCCGACGTGCACTCGGTCGGCGGCTACGTCACCGCCGGGTCGCTCTTCGCCCTCGGCATCGCGAGCTGGCAGGTGCTCATCGCCCTGGTGGTCGGCATCCTCATCGTGCAGGTCTTCGCCAACCTGGTCGCCAAGCCGTCGCAGCGCACCGGTGTGCCGTACCCGGTGATCAACCGTGCGGTGTTCGGGGTGCTCGGCGCGAACGTCCCCGCCATCATCCGCGGCCTCATCGCGATGGCCTGGTACGGCGTGCAGACCTTCCTCGCCGCCCAGTCGCTGAACATCATCTTCCTCAAGTTCATCCCGGCGTCCGCGGGGCTGCTCGACCACTCGTTCCTCGGGCTGTCGGCCCTGGGCTGGATCTCGTACGCGATCCTCTGGGTGGCGCAGGGCGCGCTGTTCTGGATGGGCATGGAGGCCATCAAGCGGTTCATCGACTGGGCCGGACCGGCGGTCTACGTGGTGATGATCGCGCTCGCGGTCTACCTGGTCAGCCAGGCGGGCATCGGCAACATCTCGTTCACCCTGTCGGTCGGCGAGCCGCTGTCCTTCGGGGCGTCGATCCCGGTGATGCTGTCCGCGGTCGCCCTGGTGGTCAGCTACTTCTCGGGCCCGATGCTGAACTTCGGGGACTTCTCGCGCTACGGCCGGTCGTTCCGTGCGGTCAAGCGCGGCAACTTCTGGGGGCTGCCGATCAACTTCCTGTTCTTCTCGGTCCTGACGGTGCTCTGCGCCAGTGCGACAGTGCCGGTGTTCGGCAAGCTCATCACCGACCCGATCGAGACCGTGCAGGCCATCGGCGCCCCGTTCGCGATCCTGCTCGGCGGCCTGACGTTCGTCACCGCGACCGTCGGCATCAACATCGTGGCGAACTTCATCAGCCCCGCGTTCGACTTCTCGAACGTGGCACCCCGGAAGATCTCGTGGCGGGCCGGTGGCATGATCGCCGCGGTCGGCTCGGTGCTCCTCACCCCGTGGAACTGGTACGGCAACGACCAGGCGATCCTGTACACGCTCGGGGTGCTCGGTGCGCTGATCGGCCCGCTGTTCGGCATCCTCATCGCGGGCTACTACATCGTCGGCAAGCAGCGCATCGCGATCGACGACATGTACTCCACGAGCCGCACCGCCCGGTACTGGTACCGCGGCGGATTCAACCCGAACGCCATCTGGACCCTCGTGGTCACCGGCGCGGTCTCGGTCGCGAGCGCGGTCCTGCCCCCGGCGCTGGGCGTGCTGCCGTGGCTGGCGAGCTACAGCTGGTTCATCGGGTGCGGCTTGGGCCTCGTCGTCTTCTGGGCGCTCGAGCGCGCCCGGCCGAGCATGCCCGTGCTCGACGCGGACGACCCGACGGTCGACGACGGCGCGGCCGTCGGTCGCGTCTGA
- a CDS encoding VOC family protein, with translation MSRGIRIDHVGVTVPDIDAATQFFEAAFDAVVLYDMRRRDETPNSSSEAHGYLGIPSTMAQGAMRMLALPEGPGLELFEYLGPEQRNAAHPSDLGWQHLAMYADDLDETLARVEAAGGTRNSDPRDLRGDEAGAGNRFVYTRTPWGSTLELVSYPTPQPYLVYAPRPKWAPWPMPDDVYPVPAPAVH, from the coding sequence ATGAGCAGGGGAATCAGGATCGACCACGTGGGCGTCACGGTGCCGGACATCGACGCAGCCACGCAGTTCTTCGAGGCGGCGTTCGACGCCGTCGTCCTGTACGACATGCGACGTCGTGACGAGACGCCGAACAGCAGTTCCGAGGCGCACGGCTACCTCGGCATCCCGAGCACCATGGCGCAGGGGGCCATGCGGATGCTCGCGCTGCCGGAGGGGCCGGGGCTCGAGCTGTTCGAGTACCTGGGGCCCGAGCAGCGGAACGCCGCACACCCGTCCGACCTGGGGTGGCAGCACCTGGCGATGTACGCCGACGACCTGGACGAGACGCTCGCCCGGGTCGAGGCGGCCGGCGGTACCCGGAACTCGGACCCGCGCGACCTGCGTGGTGACGAGGCGGGGGCCGGCAACCGGTTCGTGTACACCCGCACGCCGTGGGGGTCGACGCTCGAGCTCGTCAGCTACCCGACGCCGCAGCCGTACCTGGTGTACGCGCCGCGGCCGAAGTGGGCGCCGTGGCCGATGCCGGACGACGTCTACCCGGTGCCGGCACCCGCCGTGCACTGA
- a CDS encoding FadR/GntR family transcriptional regulator, giving the protein MSDRATETRVDEVEDRLVTAVAVGEYLPGANLPPERELAGLLGVARVTVRGAIARLVERGLLETRRGRGGGTFVRTEWPDNSSDAVGRVLLARWEAIQDTADAIALLHGALATAAAERVTPEDAALIRARLEVFRDATSGLEKQQADAVLHRTIIDAARNDALRTALAGLEAQISIAAPAHLWGTAEGMAEMETRALHEHESLVDAVCSGRAPEAGVIARQHVGIDVELLERAVRRTGQVPRH; this is encoded by the coding sequence GTGTCCGATCGTGCGACCGAGACGCGCGTCGACGAGGTCGAGGACCGCCTCGTGACCGCCGTCGCCGTGGGCGAGTACCTGCCCGGCGCGAACCTGCCGCCGGAACGCGAACTCGCTGGCTTGCTCGGCGTCGCCCGGGTCACCGTGCGGGGCGCGATCGCCCGGCTCGTCGAACGGGGGCTGCTCGAGACCCGTCGAGGCCGGGGCGGCGGCACGTTCGTCCGCACGGAGTGGCCGGACAACTCATCGGACGCCGTCGGGCGGGTGCTGCTCGCCCGGTGGGAGGCGATCCAGGACACCGCCGACGCCATCGCGCTGCTGCACGGGGCGCTCGCGACGGCCGCCGCGGAACGGGTGACCCCGGAGGACGCCGCCCTGATCCGTGCACGGCTCGAGGTGTTCCGCGACGCCACCTCGGGTCTCGAGAAGCAGCAGGCCGACGCCGTGCTGCACCGGACGATCATCGACGCCGCGCGGAACGACGCCCTGCGGACGGCGCTCGCCGGGTTGGAGGCGCAGATCTCCATCGCCGCTCCGGCGCACCTGTGGGGCACGGCCGAGGGCATGGCGGAGATGGAGACCCGCGCGCTCCACGAGCACGAGTCGCTGGTGGACGCGGTGTGTTCGGGGCGGGCGCCCGAGGCGGGCGTGATCGCCCGGCAGCACGTCGGGATCGACGTCGAACTGCTCGAACGGGCCGTGCGGCGGACGGGGCAGGTGCCCCGGCACTGA
- a CDS encoding proline iminopeptidase-family hydrolase, producing MSSITESTMPFRDGETWYRVTTPDTPVAGALPLVVLHGGPGMAHDYLRNLAALADETGRSVVHHDQFGCGRSSHRPDAPVDTWQPQLFVDEYAALVEHLGLGDHHVLGQSWGGMLGAEIAVQQPAGLRSLAICNSPASMQLWVDGAAELRAQLPADVQDTLTRHETAGTVDDPEYLAATQVFYERHVCRVVPSHPDFVDSEEQMEREPTVYHTMNGPNEFHVIGTMRDWTIVDRLDRFAVPTLVVAGEHDEATPATWAPFVERIADVRQHVFPGASHCSHLEQPAEFRRVVATFLAAHDGA from the coding sequence ATGTCCAGCATCACCGAATCCACGATGCCGTTCCGCGACGGCGAGACCTGGTACCGGGTCACCACGCCCGACACCCCGGTCGCCGGCGCGCTGCCTCTCGTCGTCCTGCACGGCGGGCCCGGCATGGCCCACGACTACCTCCGGAACCTCGCGGCGCTGGCCGACGAGACCGGCCGGAGCGTCGTCCACCACGACCAGTTCGGTTGCGGCCGGAGCAGCCACCGCCCGGACGCCCCGGTCGACACCTGGCAGCCGCAGCTGTTCGTCGACGAGTACGCCGCCCTGGTCGAGCACCTCGGGCTCGGCGACCACCACGTCCTCGGGCAGTCGTGGGGCGGCATGCTCGGCGCCGAGATCGCGGTGCAGCAGCCCGCTGGCCTCCGCTCGCTGGCGATCTGCAACTCCCCCGCGTCGATGCAGCTCTGGGTCGACGGCGCCGCCGAGCTCCGCGCGCAGCTGCCCGCCGACGTGCAGGACACCCTGACCCGGCACGAGACGGCCGGCACCGTCGACGACCCCGAGTACCTGGCGGCGACGCAGGTCTTCTACGAGCGGCACGTCTGCCGCGTGGTCCCGAGCCATCCGGACTTCGTCGACTCCGAGGAGCAGATGGAGCGCGAGCCGACGGTCTACCACACGATGAACGGCCCGAACGAGTTCCACGTCATCGGCACGATGCGCGACTGGACCATCGTCGACCGGCTCGACCGCTTCGCCGTGCCGACGCTCGTCGTCGCCGGCGAGCACGACGAGGCCACCCCCGCCACGTGGGCCCCGTTCGTCGAGCGGATCGCCGACGTCCGGCAGCACGTCTTCCCCGGCGCGAGCCACTGCTCGCACCTGGAGCAGCCGGCGGAGTTCCGCCGGGTCGTCGCGACCTTCCTGGCCGCGCACGACGGGGCCTGA
- a CDS encoding APC family permease, which yields MSQQHSELSAQQQLEAYGYKQELKRSVSTTDLLIYGLVFMVPIAPWAIFGTVYNASSGMVPLVYLVGLVAMIFTALAYAQMAKSIPLAGSVFSYVGRGIHPTAGFFAGWAILLDYLLVPTLLYVFAAESMVGIFPGTPRWLWALVFVAINTVINLAGVSSLKLANRIFLLIELVFVAIFVVIAIVALTGGTIPDASFGTEQIWDPAKVSAPLIASALSIAVLSFLGFDGISTLSEESTGRRGGAGTAMILALVIVAFLFILQTWLASALAAGRDSFSDSEAGNAFFTIVEQASSSGWATAFFAVNVLAVGIANAMAAQAATSRLLFSMSRDRQLPAFLHKLNGRQVPQNAIIVVSVLSAILVLFFVGQIDTISSLVNFGALFGFMLLHVSVFVHHVVKGKSRNWLLHLVVPLIGFLIIGYVLLNAAVEAKVGGIIWLIVGAAVFLYYRRTGRSTEVGSEAEPTTEDAR from the coding sequence ATGTCGCAGCAGCACAGTGAGCTCTCCGCACAGCAGCAGCTCGAGGCCTACGGCTACAAGCAGGAGCTCAAGCGCTCCGTCTCCACCACCGACCTGCTCATCTACGGCCTGGTCTTCATGGTCCCGATCGCCCCGTGGGCGATCTTCGGGACCGTCTACAACGCCTCCAGCGGCATGGTGCCGCTGGTGTACCTCGTCGGCCTCGTCGCGATGATCTTCACCGCCCTGGCCTACGCGCAGATGGCGAAGTCGATCCCCCTCGCCGGCAGCGTGTTCTCGTACGTCGGCCGCGGCATCCACCCCACCGCCGGGTTCTTCGCCGGCTGGGCGATCCTGCTCGACTACCTGCTCGTCCCGACGCTGCTCTACGTGTTCGCCGCCGAGAGCATGGTCGGCATCTTCCCGGGCACGCCCCGCTGGCTGTGGGCGCTCGTGTTCGTCGCGATCAACACCGTCATCAACCTGGCCGGGGTGTCCTCGCTCAAGCTCGCGAACCGCATCTTCCTGCTCATCGAGCTCGTCTTCGTCGCGATCTTCGTCGTCATCGCGATCGTCGCGCTGACCGGCGGCACGATCCCCGACGCATCGTTCGGTACCGAGCAGATCTGGGACCCCGCCAAGGTGTCGGCGCCGCTCATCGCCTCGGCCCTGTCGATCGCGGTGCTGAGCTTCCTGGGCTTCGACGGCATCTCGACGCTGTCCGAGGAGTCCACCGGCCGTCGTGGCGGAGCGGGCACGGCGATGATCCTGGCGCTCGTCATCGTGGCGTTCCTGTTCATCCTGCAGACCTGGCTCGCGTCCGCCCTGGCCGCGGGGCGGGACTCGTTCTCGGACAGCGAGGCCGGCAACGCCTTCTTCACCATCGTCGAGCAGGCATCGTCGAGCGGCTGGGCCACCGCGTTCTTCGCCGTCAACGTGCTCGCCGTCGGCATCGCGAACGCCATGGCCGCACAGGCCGCGACGAGCCGTCTGCTCTTCTCGATGAGCCGCGACCGTCAGCTGCCCGCGTTCCTGCACAAGCTCAACGGGCGCCAGGTGCCGCAGAACGCGATCATCGTCGTCTCGGTGCTCTCCGCGATCCTGGTGCTGTTCTTCGTCGGGCAGATCGACACGATCTCGTCGCTGGTGAACTTCGGCGCACTGTTCGGCTTCATGCTCCTGCACGTGTCCGTCTTCGTGCACCACGTCGTCAAGGGGAAGTCGCGCAACTGGCTGCTGCACCTGGTCGTGCCGCTGATCGGGTTCCTGATCATCGGGTACGTCCTGCTCAACGCCGCGGTCGAGGCGAAGGTCGGCGGGATCATCTGGCTGATCGTCGGCGCGGCCGTGTTCCTGTACTACCGACGCACCGGCCGTTCCACCGAGGTCGGCTCCGAAGCAGAACCGACGACGGAGGACGCACGATGA